A region from the Aphis gossypii isolate Hap1 chromosome 1, ASM2018417v2, whole genome shotgun sequence genome encodes:
- the LOC114122584 gene encoding uncharacterized protein LOC114122584: MVIRFVTQESIRMLHTFIPFCAILCVLHGRLDCFPIPSLSPDLDGVPSMPQPSASSSIQWTTSPETPLMQYCLYRRNWISSTFIPFLISTASTRVSSSNNQGLIPTITQYKRRPLPSFDRNSKVSSSSKNDYRKNGISSSNLLSKPLSDGKVAIPPSERRPYPSFDNKCKLSHSPQPSLNNNDMSTPSSINNNLRVSSPPPDNELEVSTTLSYAMRLSNYHLLKHDEFPMILFDGNGEMHTNYYPPTEQPGYENTQITDDDQGR; encoded by the exons ATGGTCATTAGATTCGTCACTCAAGAGTCTATAAGAATGTTACACACATTTATTCCTTTTTGTGCAATTTTGTGTGTGCTACACGGCAGATTGGATTGTTTTCCCATACCAAGCC TGTCACCCGACTTGGATGGTGTACCGTCCATGCCGCAACCGTCGGCTTCGTCCAGTATTCAATGGACAACGTCTCCTGAAACGCCACTGATGCAGTATTGCTTATACAGACGTAACTGGATCTCGTCCACTTTTATACCGTTCCTAATATCGACAGCCAGTACTCGAGTGTCGTCTTCGAACAACCAAGGGTTGATTCCGACGATTACGCAGTACAAGCGACGACCGCTTCCGTCGTTCGATAGAAACAGTAAGGTTTCGTCGTCTTCCAAAAATGACTACCGTAAAAACGGGATTTCATCGTCCAACCTATTGTCGAAACCGTTGTCCGACGGTAAAGTCGCGATTCCTCCATCCGAACGGCGACCGTATCCGTCGTTCGATAACAAATGTAAACTCTCGCATTCGCCCCAGCCGTCTTTGAATAATAACGACATGAGCACGCCGTCGTCgatcaataacaatttacGGGTATCGTCGCCACCGCCCGACAACGAATTGGAGGTTTCAACGACGTTATCGTATGCCATGCGATTGTCCAATTATCATCTCTTAAAACACGATGAATTTCCGATGATACTGTTTGATGGTAACGGCGAGATGCACACAAACTACTATCCCCCAACCGAGCAACCAGGTTATGAGAACACGCAAATAACCGATGATGATCAGGGTCGTTAG
- the LOC114122591 gene encoding uncharacterized protein LOC114122591: MAYKQMFRDSMTNNVFEDRHGHAGQKARVSFNKTDNVKISTEKLQPANVNKRLVLNEPTALTRYARAKIEMAERKESDMRISALYRPSSRIERLAMPLPRWRKPLVRLAAVSKKVDPQIPWCKKGPNAPNNQVKVINPTNKPLAVAKTGVSPAALKYEPSDNIKRLAKHRKVHKVDDDKQCFSVKPSSLIYQPSPRINQLSMPRIRNREVKK, from the exons atggcataCAAGCAAATGTTTCGGGATAGTATGACCAACAATGTTTTCGAAGATCGTCACGGACATGCTGGACAGAAGGCTCGGGTATCATTCAACAAGACCGATAATGTTAAGATCAGTACGGAAAAACTACAACCAGCCAACGTTAACAAACGTCTCGTTTTGAACGAGCCAACAGCATTGACCCGATATGCCAGGGCTAAGATCGAGATGGCTGAAAGGAAAGAGTCAGACATGCGAATCAGTGCTTTGTATCGTCCGTCTTCCAGGATTGAGCGCCTGGCCATGCCGCTGCCACGGTGGCGCAAACCATTGGTTCGATTGGCTGCCGTTTCCAAAA aaGTTGACCCACAAATTCCGTGGTGCAAAAAAGGACCTAACGCTCCCAATAACCAAGTCAAAGTGATAAACCCGACGAATAAACCATTAGCAGTAGCTAAAACAGGCGTATCACCTGCAGCTCTTAAGTATGAGCCGTCGGATAACATAAAACGATTGGCCAAACACCGAAAAGTACATAAAGTGGACGACGATAAACAGTGCTTCTCTGTAAAGCCATCATCGCTTATTTACCAACCATCGCCTCGTATTAATCAACTTTCAATGCCCCGGATCCGGAATCGTGAGGTGAAAAAGTGA
- the LOC126549226 gene encoding uncharacterized protein LOC126549226, which produces MSSSRDTSQCKNSSSNLLKLFNGGRHDHRVVTRQDLITDYSSNDDDNNNSPRSSTSDNAVAINNYYTWNSSRTNSPIHKERAQIISALHSVKSTSELCRGLTNCDGYNRAHRIKEIMSMCADRRGDFSADEYHHHDHPHHDHGNEQDPTVTESDAVTTALLTDEETSNRRSSWTSSYLGGASLCWLSTATDRETEDDYNDNGNENNVNAEEEHCRRTSKRQLSWFRKLNRKFRNSRDSR; this is translated from the exons ATGTCATCGTCAAGGGACACGTCACAATGCAAAAATTCTTCGTCAAACTTGCTTAAGTTATTCAACGGTGGGCGTCATGATCATCGTGTGGTCACCAGACAAGACCTGATCACGGATTACTCAAGTAAtgacgacgataataataacagtccGCGGTCTTCAACCTCTGACAATGCCGTCgccatcaataattattacacgtGGAACTCGTCCAGAACAAACTCTCCTATACACaa GGAGAGAGCGCAAATCATATCGGCACTACATTCGGTAAAGTCGACATCGGAGTTGTGTCGTGGACTGACAAATTGCGACGGTTACAATAGAGCACATAGAATAAAGGAAATCATGTCCATGTGCGCGGATCGCCGAGGTGATTTTTCAGCGGACGAGTACCATCACCACGACCACCCTCATCACGACCACGGTAACGAACAGGACCCCACCGTAACAGAGTCGGATGCTGTGACAACGGCCTTGTTAACCGACGAGGAGACGTCGAACCGACGTAGTAGTTGGACGTCGTCATATCTCGGGGGCGCGTCGCTTTGCTGGTTGTCTACGGCCACCGACCGGGAAACGGAGGACGATTACAACGACAATGGCAACGAAAACAACGTAAACGCGGAAGAGGAACACTGCCGCCGAACGTCCAAGAGGCAATTGTCGTGGTTTCGGAAGTTGAACCGGAAGTTCAGAAATAGTCGCGACAgccgataa